Proteins co-encoded in one Taeniopygia guttata chromosome 4, bTaeGut7.mat, whole genome shotgun sequence genomic window:
- the LOC100230182 gene encoding acrosin-like isoform X2: protein MLLLGLLVLLATCRPVPAMWNTCEGSCGLRSLTSDEERGMTRVVGGKSAEAGAWPWLVSIQDPSVSGTGHLCGGSLINTQWVLTAAHCFADSRNISAMRLLIGATQLTEPGPGAEVRLIKRLLVHKEYSSADQRNDIALLELNEPVKCSSYIQLVCVPNATLDVAQLETCYVAGWGATTARSQKSSDVLQEAKVHLINVQICNSSEWYQGDIHTHNLCAGYPEGGIDTCQGDSGGPLMCKDNSADFFWVVGVTSWGRGCARAKRPGIYTSVQHFYDWILIQMELLPQVEASRAWSHYTTTSRPWTHHTNTPWPTQKPWPRPPSTYKPWPTTLPTHKPWPTTVPTPRPWPSTLPTHKPWPTTLPTHKPWPTTLPTPRPWPTTLPTHKPWPTTVPTSRPWPTTVPTPKPWPTTVPTSRPWPTTLPTHKPWPTTLPTPRPWPTTLPTHKPWPTTLPTPRPWPKPTPTQKPTSIPTPVEEIKNFPCPLKKLTEFFTQIKELLKNLQGIPV, encoded by the exons ATGCTGCTGCTCGgcctcctggtgctgctggccacGTGCCGGCCTGTGCCGGCCATGTGGAACACCTGCGA AGGAAGCTGTGGGCTCCGGTCCTTGACTTCTGATGAGGAGCGAGGCATGACACGCGTCGTGGGTGGCAAAAGTGCCGAGGCAGGGGCCTGGCCCTGGCTTGTCAGCATCCAAGATCCCTCGGTTTCAGGCACTGGGCATCTGTGTGGAGGGTCCCTCATCAACACACAGTGGGTCCTCACAGCAGCCCACTGCTTTGCCGACTCCAG GAACATCAGCGCCATGCGCCTGCTGATCGGGGCCACCCAGCTGACTGAGCCGGGCCCTGGGGCCGAGGTGCGCCTGATTAAGCGGCTGCTGGTTCACAAGGAATACAGTTCTGCTGACCAGAGGAACGACATCGCGCTGCTGGAACTGAACGAGCCCGTCAAGTGCAGCTCCTACATCCAGCTGGTCTGTGTGCCCAACGCCACGCTGGATgtggcacagctggaaaccTGCTATGTCGCTGGCTGGGGTGCCACTACGGCAAGAT CTCAGAAATCAAGTGATGTCCTGCAGGAAGCCAAGGTCCACCTTATCAATGTCCAGATCTGCAACAGCAGCGAGTGGTACCAGGGGGACATCCATACCCACAACTTGTGTGCTGGCTACCCGGAGGGTGGCATCGACACCTGCCAG GGTGACAGCGGGGGTCCACTCATGTGCAAAGACAACAGCGCTGACTTCTTCTGGGTTGTTGGAGTGACCAGCTGGGGGAGAGGCTGCGCCAGAGCAAAACGGCCTGGAATATACACTTCTGTTCAGCACTTCTATGACTGGATTCTCATCCAGATGGAGCTACTTCCACAGGTAGAAGCTTCTCGGGCATGGAGTCATTATACAACCACCTCACGACCCTGGACTCATCATACGAACACCCCATGGCCCACTCAGAAGCCATGGCCAAGACCACCTTCCACTTATAAGCCATGGCCAACAACACTTCCCACTCATAAGCCATGGCCAACAACAGTGCCTACTCCAAGGCCATGGCCATCAACACTTCCCACTCATAAGCCATGGCCAACAACACTTCCCACTCATAAGCCGTGGCCAACAACACTGCCTACTCCAAGGCCATGGCCAACAACACTTCCCACTCATAAGCCATGGCCAACAACAGTGCCTACTTCAAGGCCATGGCCAACAACAGTGCCTACTCCAAAGCCATGGCCAACAACAGTGCCTACTTCAAGGCCATGGCCAACAACACTTCCCACTCATAAGCCATGGCCAACAACACTGCCTACTCCGAGGCCATGGCCAACAACACTTCCCACTCATAAGCCATGGCCAACAACACTGCCTACTCCGAGGCCATGGCCAAAACCAACCCCCACCCAGAAGCCAACTTCGATACCCACGCCAGTGGAAGAGATTAAGAACTTCCCATGTCCACTCAAGAAGCTGACGGAATTCTTCACTCAGATCAAGGAGCTCCTGAAGAACCTACAGGGAATCCCAGTTTGA
- the LOC100230182 gene encoding acrosin-like isoform X1, producing MAFPGVLSPHTSWGASAGAAASHGAGWKWLSPCRGSCGLRSLTSDEERGMTRVVGGKSAEAGAWPWLVSIQDPSVSGTGHLCGGSLINTQWVLTAAHCFADSRNISAMRLLIGATQLTEPGPGAEVRLIKRLLVHKEYSSADQRNDIALLELNEPVKCSSYIQLVCVPNATLDVAQLETCYVAGWGATTARSQKSSDVLQEAKVHLINVQICNSSEWYQGDIHTHNLCAGYPEGGIDTCQGDSGGPLMCKDNSADFFWVVGVTSWGRGCARAKRPGIYTSVQHFYDWILIQMELLPQVEASRAWSHYTTTSRPWTHHTNTPWPTQKPWPRPPSTYKPWPTTLPTHKPWPTTVPTPRPWPSTLPTHKPWPTTLPTHKPWPTTLPTPRPWPTTLPTHKPWPTTVPTSRPWPTTVPTPKPWPTTVPTSRPWPTTLPTHKPWPTTLPTPRPWPTTLPTHKPWPTTLPTPRPWPKPTPTQKPTSIPTPVEEIKNFPCPLKKLTEFFTQIKELLKNLQGIPV from the exons ATGGCCTTCCCTGGTGTGCTGTCACCACACACCTCATGGGgagcttctgctggagcagcagcaagccACGGAGCAGGATGGAAATGGCTTTCTCCTTGCAGAGGAAGCTGTGGGCTCCGGTCCTTGACTTCTGATGAGGAGCGAGGCATGACACGCGTCGTGGGTGGCAAAAGTGCCGAGGCAGGGGCCTGGCCCTGGCTTGTCAGCATCCAAGATCCCTCGGTTTCAGGCACTGGGCATCTGTGTGGAGGGTCCCTCATCAACACACAGTGGGTCCTCACAGCAGCCCACTGCTTTGCCGACTCCAG GAACATCAGCGCCATGCGCCTGCTGATCGGGGCCACCCAGCTGACTGAGCCGGGCCCTGGGGCCGAGGTGCGCCTGATTAAGCGGCTGCTGGTTCACAAGGAATACAGTTCTGCTGACCAGAGGAACGACATCGCGCTGCTGGAACTGAACGAGCCCGTCAAGTGCAGCTCCTACATCCAGCTGGTCTGTGTGCCCAACGCCACGCTGGATgtggcacagctggaaaccTGCTATGTCGCTGGCTGGGGTGCCACTACGGCAAGAT CTCAGAAATCAAGTGATGTCCTGCAGGAAGCCAAGGTCCACCTTATCAATGTCCAGATCTGCAACAGCAGCGAGTGGTACCAGGGGGACATCCATACCCACAACTTGTGTGCTGGCTACCCGGAGGGTGGCATCGACACCTGCCAG GGTGACAGCGGGGGTCCACTCATGTGCAAAGACAACAGCGCTGACTTCTTCTGGGTTGTTGGAGTGACCAGCTGGGGGAGAGGCTGCGCCAGAGCAAAACGGCCTGGAATATACACTTCTGTTCAGCACTTCTATGACTGGATTCTCATCCAGATGGAGCTACTTCCACAGGTAGAAGCTTCTCGGGCATGGAGTCATTATACAACCACCTCACGACCCTGGACTCATCATACGAACACCCCATGGCCCACTCAGAAGCCATGGCCAAGACCACCTTCCACTTATAAGCCATGGCCAACAACACTTCCCACTCATAAGCCATGGCCAACAACAGTGCCTACTCCAAGGCCATGGCCATCAACACTTCCCACTCATAAGCCATGGCCAACAACACTTCCCACTCATAAGCCGTGGCCAACAACACTGCCTACTCCAAGGCCATGGCCAACAACACTTCCCACTCATAAGCCATGGCCAACAACAGTGCCTACTTCAAGGCCATGGCCAACAACAGTGCCTACTCCAAAGCCATGGCCAACAACAGTGCCTACTTCAAGGCCATGGCCAACAACACTTCCCACTCATAAGCCATGGCCAACAACACTGCCTACTCCGAGGCCATGGCCAACAACACTTCCCACTCATAAGCCATGGCCAACAACACTGCCTACTCCGAGGCCATGGCCAAAACCAACCCCCACCCAGAAGCCAACTTCGATACCCACGCCAGTGGAAGAGATTAAGAACTTCCCATGTCCACTCAAGAAGCTGACGGAATTCTTCACTCAGATCAAGGAGCTCCTGAAGAACCTACAGGGAATCCCAGTTTGA
- the REELD1 gene encoding reelin domain-containing protein 1, giving the protein MEDGGRAHTAVVGWACMTLCLVSYAAAFSQGASLSACSDMMPRHLRVQLHSSNSNYVTVHTNMSFFFPGDKVPVTVRSTRDYMGFMLQARKVSNNEIAGTFIFLPPSSKLLTCFEDGDTVTHSDKSLKRNLSFVWKAPDQPIGDIKFFISIVQSYFVYWAKIGSAVVAQGGQSKTLADKKPDAVVPTPLQGAADPHPTGPISPAAATGSLLPASPTGIMATPAPETDFGVGSESRPFAEPKQPARTLRAVPGRSIRSRGQGLELSFPTQDVGMVDALQGSLSQDNASSNSTFNGAGSFASAATLHLCLMCTDNRKGSTESGTILKASLRVTASPSALHVRTHLGNIAATTAWLGDASTAGNLSSASRQMAGRELAPQPEEAGTRGEEDKDEQEATGNTLPWVTRPAPESAVPGIGEGPGRGTQLLAAQLGILLVCTAALGLLLAAAMRCVCAQHCHKRAEVSFSEPEPDIITITGNGAVMRFRKIRDNSFVLVPAECNWVSPSRSAKRTLVV; this is encoded by the exons ATGGAGGATGGCGGGAGAGCCCACACTGCTGTTGTTGGCTGGGCCTGCATGACCCTGTGCTTGGTCTCCTACGCGGCCGCCTTCTCGCAGGGCGCGAGCCTTTCCGCCTGCAGCGACATGATGCCCAGGCACCTGAGGgtgcagctgcacagctccAACAGCAACTACGTCACTGTCCACACCAACATGTCCTTCTTCTTCCCGGGAGACAAGGTGCCAG tgacagtaaGAAGCACCCGGGATTACATGGGCTTTATGCTGCAAGCTCGCAAAGTGTCCAACAATGAAATTGCCGGCACATTCATCTTCCTGCCTCCCAGCTCCAAGCTGCTGACTTGTTTTGAAGATGGTGACACTGTCACACACTCAGACAAGTCACTGAAGAGAAACCTGTCCTTTGTATGGAAAGCACCAGACCAACCCATTGGAGACATCAAGTTTTT CATCTCCATAGTCCAGTCATACTTTGTTTACTGGGCAAAGATTGGATCTGCTGTTGTGGCTCAAGGAGGGCAAAGCAAGACTCTTGCTGACAAGAAGCCCGATGCCGTAGTCCCCACGCCGCTGCAGGGGGCAGCTGACCCTCACCCCACAG GTCCCAtctctcctgcagctgccactggctccctgctgcctgccagccccACTGGCATTATGGCAACACCAGCACCAGAGACAGATTTTGGTGTGGGGTCGGAGAGTCGTCCCTTTGCTGAGCCAAAGCAGCCAGCCCGGACTTTGCGGGCTGTGCCCGGCAGGAGTATCCGGTCCAGAggccaggggctggagctgtcctTTCCCACCCAAGACGTTGGAATGGTGGATGCCTTGCAAGGTTCCCTCTCCCAGGACAATGCCTCCAGCAACAGCACCTTCAATGG TGCAGGAAGCTTTGCCAGTGCTGCCACCCTACACTTGTGTTTGATGTGTACAGACAACAGGAAG GGCAGTACTGAGAGTGGGACCATCTTGAAAGCCTCCTTACGTGTGACAGCGTCTCCCTCTGCCCTGCACGTACGCACTCACCTGGGCAACATCGCTGCAACCACAGCCTGGCTTGGTGatgccagcactgctggcaaTTTGTCCTCGGCATCAAGGCAAATGGCAGGAAGAGAGTTGGCACCACAGCCAGAGGAAGCAGGCACCAGGGGTGAGGAGGACAAGGATGAGCAGGAGGCAACTGGGAATACCCTGCCATGGGTGACCAGACCAGCTCCTGAATCTGCTGTTCCTGGGATAGGGGAAGGCCCTGGCAGAGGAACCCAACTCCTTGCAGCCCAACTTGGCATCCTCCTGGTCTGCACGGCCgcgctggggctgctgctggcagctgccatGCGCTGtgtctgtgcccagcactgccacaagCGGGCCGAGGTGTCCTTCAGCGAGCCCGAGCCCGACATCATCACCATCACGGGAAACGGGGCGGTGATGCGCTTCCGAAAGATCCGGGACAACAGCTTCGTGCTGGTGCCGGCCGAGTGCAACTGGGTCAGCCCCTCGCGCAGCGCGAAGAGGACTCTGGTGGTTTAG